The genomic interval ACCAAGAAATAAACTGCTTTTTTTGATGGAGAAGGGAAGAGTAAGTCACCTGCTTGGAGATTATGAGAACAGTAACCGGTACTTTAACGAAGCTGATCAACTACTGGAAACAGGATTGACTGGTACCCTGGATGCAACTGTCGGCGTATTGGTAAATCCAATGACACAACGTTATAAAGGCGAAGATTTTGAGAAATTCATGATCCATTACTATAAGGCACTTAACTATTTGTATCTGCACAACACAGATGAAGCAGTTGTAGAAGCCAGACGGATCACCCTGCAAGCACAGGAGCAAGGAGATAAATTCAAGAATAAAGACAAACGTTACGCTCAGGATGCCTTTTCGCTGATGCTACAAGGCATGATTTATGAAAGCAATAAAGATGTCAATAACGCTTTTATCTCTTACAGGAACGCAGTTGAGATCTATCAGAAAAGCCCGGATAAGATCTATTACGGTACACAAATGCCTTTGGGCCTTCAACAAGATGTGATCAGAACAGCTTATTTAAACGGATTTACTTCAGAAGCTGTACAGTTTGAAACCGCATTTGGCATCAAATATAAACCAGAGAAAGCACCAGAAGGCGGTGAACTGATTTTCTTTTGGGAGAATGGTCTGGCCCCGGTAAAACAGCAGGAAGATTTATTTTTCACTTTAACCAGAGGCGATGGCGGAAACCTGTTTTTCAGCAATGTAGCTGGTGGTTTACTGATCCCATTTGTTTATAGTGGCGACCGCGATAAACTAAACATTAAGGCCGTAGAGAGTCTGAGAGCTTCGTTCCCTAAGTATGTAGCCCAACCTTCTTATTATGCCTCAGCAGTAATTAAGAATGCGCAGGGCGATGTAACACTGGAAAAAGCAGAAGATATCAATGAACTCGCTTTCAGAACACTACAGCAGCGTACCCTCAATGAAATGAGTAAAGTACTTTCCAGACTGGCGGTTAAGAAAATAGCAGAATACGCTTTACGCGAAAGTGCAAAAAGAGAAGGCCAGAAAAATAACACCTTGCTGGAAGGTCTTGGTTATGGCATGCAGCTGTATAGCTTACTGTCTGAGAAGGCCGATACCCGTAACTGGCAATCTCTTCCCAGTAGTATTTCTTATGCCCGTATACCTTTGAAAACAGGAGAAAACGAAATTACGTTAACACTTAAAAATGCGCAGGGCGCAGAAGAAACCAAAACTATCAAAGTTATGGGGACCGGGCAGATTCAGTTTTATAATTACTCCACATTGCGCTAAACGTTACTTTATTCCGCCGAAAGCAGCGAAACAGGAATTTTTATGCAGAATTTCAGTTTCCTTAAAACCCACTTTTTTTAATAAATCAAGCTGATAACCTACCGAACGCGGGGTATCTTCATAGGCAATATAGTCAAGCACATGCTGCCTGTATTCCGGGCCTCCCAGGGTTTCCAGGTATGCACTGTATTTGTCCTGGAAAAGCTGGTCAATCTGTTTGGAATCGTGCTTAATTAAGTCTGAAATCCAAATACTGCCGCCTGGTTTCAATGCAGTGTATATTTTTGTAAACATCAGTTCCCAGTCCTCATCGGTACGCAGATGATGAAATGTGGCAGCAGCCAGTACGATATCAAAATGATTATGTGGCAGATCAAGGTTAAGCATGTCGTTTTGTATGATGGTTACCGTTCCATTAGTCTCTGCAGACACCCTTTCTTTCGCCTTGTCCAGCATGGGCATGCTCAGATCATTCAGCGTACAATTCAATCCGGGGATTTTGCTGAGCATTTTTAATGAATAATTTCCAGCTCCACAACCTATATCCAGTAATTCCTTTGCATCAGGAGTGATGCGCTTTGCCGCTTCTGTACATAATTCTATCGTCAGCGGGGCATCAATTGTCGTTTGCTGCCCGGTTTCAAGATTTGAAAACCGTTCAACATCACGATCAAATCTTGCTTTAATCTCCTCATTGGTAGCTTTTCCAGTATTTTTTGTGTTCATGGTTTAAAATTTAATTTGTCAAAACTAATAGCTTTTATCATATTTGAAAAATACCATTATTGTCAATTATCAATACTTACCAGGTATTAAAACTATGGAGCTCAGACATCTTTTATATTTTAAAACTGTTGCAGAAGAATTGCATTTTACAAAAGCTGCTGCCAGGCTTTTTATTTCTCAGCCTCCATTAAGCCGGCAGATCAAAGAACTGGAAGAGGAGTTGAATGTGCAATTGTTTACCCGAAACCATAAAAGGGTTACCTTAACAGATGCCGGGAAATATTTCAAAGGAGAAGTAGATGCGATTTTTTCCAGATTGGAAGAAAGTAAAAGTATAGCGCTTCAAATTCATTTAAGTACCAGCGGAGAATTAAAAATAGGTTATATAAGTTCGGTTTATCAATCTTACCTGGCAGAGATTTTAAAATCGATGCGTAAAGAATTTTTTTATATAAAAACCGGATTATTTGAAATGCCAACTATCACTCAAATTAAAGCATTGGAACAGGGAAAATTAGATGTAGGTATTTTAAGGGCACCTGTCCTTTCTGAAAAACTCGTTGTTGAGACCTTATTTTTTGATCCTTTCGTTGTTGTTATCCCGCTTTCTGAGCAAAAATTCAAGAGCAATGAGGAACTGGCTGATTTATTAAAAAAGAGTCCTTTTATTTTTTTTAATCAGGAATTTGCCCCTCATTATTACGATAAGCTCATTGAAATTTGCAAACGCATGCAATTTACGCCCGATATTACACATGAGGCTAACAATGTGCATTCCATACTACAGTTAGTAGAAGGAGGTCTCGGGGTATCTATATTGCCTTTGTCGCTTAAAAAACAATATGATTATTTAAAAGTTTCGTTTATTGAATTAACGGATATTCCTGTAAATACTGAAGTGGTGGTTGCATATAAATCTACCAATAGAAATCCTGCGTTGAAATGGTTTGTTGAGCATTACAGCAATACTCCTGATTAATTACAGTCAAATCAATTTTTTAAACATAAAAATGCCCGAAAAGTCAGATGCTCTCCGGGCATTGTAATTTTGCAGGGATTATTTCCTGACTAAACTATATTTTTCGTTTTACCAGGATATTGCTGCAGTGCTAACGTTAAGCAATCCATTGCTTTGTTTAAATCATCCGTATTTAAAACATAGGCCATTCTCACTTCATCTTTGCCAGACCCCGGGCTGGAGTAAAAACCAGTTGCAGGAGCCATCATTACTGTTTCTCCGTTATGCTCAAAGCTTTCCAGTATCCATTGGCAAAATACATCTGCATCATCAATAGGGAACTTTGCAACCACATAGAAAGCGCCACCCGGATTAGGGCAGAAAACACCATCAATCGCATTTAGTCTGGATACCAGCGTATCCCTGCGTAAAGTATATTCTTTATTTACTTCTTCAAAATAGCTATCAGGAGTATCTACAGCGGCAGTTCCGGCAATTTGTTCAACCATTCCAGGGCTTAATCTTGCTTGTGCAAACTTTAATCCGGATTTGATCACCTCTTTGTTTTTAGTGATTAAGCAACCTAAACGGGCACCGCAGGCACTGTATCTTTTAGAAACAGTATCCATGATCACCACATTTTCTTCTAATCCCTCAAAATGCATAGGAGAGATGAATTCCCTGCCATCATAGCAGAATTCCCGGTAAGCTTCATCAGAGAATAAGAATAAATCATATTTCAGACATAAATCTTTCAGTGCCTGTAACTCTTCTCTGGAATAAAGATATCCTGTAGGGTTGTTTGGGTTACAGATAATGATAGCTTTTGTCTTATCCGTAATCAGTTTCTCAAATTCTGCAATCGCCGGTAAGGCAAAACCATTTTCAATATGAGACAAAATCGGCTTTACAACTACATTGCTCATGCAGGCAAATCCATTATAGTTCGCATAAAATGGCTCAGGGATGATAATTTCATCACCTTCATTTACGCAGGTCTGCATAGCGATAGTAATCGCTTCTGATCCGCCTACAGTAACCAGTATATCTTCAGGAGTGATATTGTAACCCAGTTTATTGTAATATTTAGTAAGTTTTGTTCTGTAGCTTAATGTTCCTTCAGAAGGCGTATAAGCCCAAACATCAAAATCAATATTTTTAATCGCATTCAACATGCCCTCTGGAGTAGCAATGTCCGGCTGGCCGATATTTAAATGATAAACTTTTTTACCATCCTTTTTTGCCTTGTCTGCAAATGGGGTTAGTTTTCTTATAGGCGATGCGGGCATTTGTATCCCTTTTTCTGAAATATGTGGCATGGGTCAAAAATAAAAAACCTCGTTGATTTAACGAGGTTTTATTGATAATAATATTTTTCTTCGGATTATTTTCCTGCTACTGTTTCTCCTTTAATGTATAACACTTTAGTCGGTGTTTTTGCATTAGAGTTGATCGTGATGCTTTTGCTGAAAGGCAATGGTGAACCAGCAGGCGTATAAGTAACTTTAATCAGGCCTGATTCTCCTTTTTTAATAGGTGTTTGTGTGTAAGTTGGTACAGTACAACCACAAGTAGTCTCTACTTTTGTTAAAATAAGAGGCGCATCACCAACATTTACAAACTTAAATTCTACAGAAACAGGGCTTGTCAATGGAATTTTTCCAAAATCATGCGTCTCTTTTTCGAATTTAAATTCAGCTGGTTTACTTTGTGCGAATGAAGTAACGGTAACACCTAAAACAAAGGTTAACAGTATAATTAGCTTTTTCATCAGTTATTTATTTATTTTTTAATTGTTATGAATCTAATATGGACCTGATAATCTAATGCAGTGAATTGTAGGCTCATGCAGGTTTCCTATTTAAATCTTCTGAACAAATTTAATGTTTTCATTAACATTTCAAAGTCAAAAGCTAATATATATATTACACTTGGGTAAGGGACGGAAAATAGAAAATATGTATCTTTGCCCAATAAACTTTTGTGCTTATGATGCTAAATAACAAACTTACGACGAACCCCATCGATGCCTCAGAATTAAGTTTTGACGACTTCAAGACTATAGTAATCGATGATTACAGGATTGCATTCGAGAGCAGACAGGCTAGTTTACTAGGCCGTAAAGAGGTTTTAACAGGTAAGGCTAAGTTTGGCATTTTTGGTGACGGAAAAGAACTTCCACAGATTGCAATGGCCAAAGCCTTTAAAAATGGCGACTGGCGTTCTGGTTATTACCGTGATCAGACTTTTGCTTTTGCGACGGGTATATGTACCATTAAAGAGTTTTTTGCTCAATTATACGCTAATCCAAGCTTAGAAGCGGACCCGGCATCTGCTGGCCGTCAAATGAACTGCCATTTTTCCACCCGTTCACTTCACGAAGACGGTTCATGGAAAAACTTAACGGAAATGAAGAATTCTTCTTCTGATATTGCACCAACAGGTGGCCAGATGGCACGTTTAGTTGGTCTGGCATACGCTTCCAAATTATACAGACAGAATCCGGAATTAAATTACCTGAAAAACTTCTCCGTGAATGGAAATGAAGTTGGCTTTGGTACCATTGGAAATGCTTCTACTTCTGAGGGCGTGTTTTTTGAGGCTATTAATGCAGCAGGAGTTTTGCAGATTCCGATGGCGATGTCGGTTTGGGATGATGGTTACGGAATTTCTGTTCCGGCAAAATATCAGACCACTAAAGAGGATATCTCAGAGATTTTAAAAGGTTTCCAGCGTGATGAAAATAACGCAGGTTATGAAATATATAAAGTAAAAGGCTGGGATTATCCTGCCCTTTGTGAAACTTATCAGCAGGCTATTCAGATCTGCCGTGAAGAACATGTACCTGTTTTAATCCATGTAACCGAAGTTACACAACCACAAGGACATTCTACTTCAGGTTCACACGAACGTTATAAAGACAAAGCAAGATTAGAATGGGAAAAGGAATTTGACTGTATTCGTCAAATGCGTATCTGGATGCTTGAATCTGCTATCATTACCGAAGAAGAGCTTGTTGTATTGGAAGATACCGCTAAAAAACTGGTTCGTGAAGCACAGAAAGAAGCGTGGAATGAATTCCTTGGGGATATCAAAACAGAAAAAGATCAGGTCATCAGTTTGATCAATAACCTTTCTGACTCCAACCAGGCCTTATCAAAAATTGCAGGTACATTAGGCGGAACACCGGATGCACAGCGCAAAGAAGTTGTTTCTTCTGCAAGAAAAGCACTTCGCTTAACCTTAAATCAGCCTTCTGAAGAAAGAAACCAGTTGTTAAGCTGGTATCAGAAAGAAAAGGAAAACAATGAAGAACGCTATAACTCCAAACTGTTTACAGATGGTAAGGAAAGCCCTTTTTTAGTAAATATCGTACCAGCTTCTTACCTGGACAACAGTAAAATGGTAGATGGCCGTGAATTACTGAATGCTTGTTTCGATGCTAACTTTGCACGTGATCAGCGACTGGTCGCATTCGGTGAAGACTTAGGAAGCATTGGTGATGTGAACCAGGGCTTTGCAGGGTTGCAGGCAAAATATGGTGAATTAAGAGTTACAGATACAGGCATCAGAGAAATGACTATTGCAGGTCAGGGAATCGGACTCGCTTTGCGTGGTTTAAGACCTATTGCAGAGATTCAATACCTGGATTACTTGTTATATGCACTGAATGTTTTAAGTGATGACCTTGCAAGTTTATCTTACCGTACCAAAGGCGGACAAAAAGCACCGGTCATTATCAGAACCCGCGGTCACCGCTTAGAAGGCGTGTGGCACTCGGGATCACCAATTGGTATGATCTTAGGTTCTTTACGTGGTTTACACCTGTGTGTGCCCCGTAATATGACTCAGGCTGCGGGAATGTACAACACACTGTTCAGAGCAGATGAACCGGCTTTGATGATTGAATGTCTGAACGGCTACCGCTTAAAAGAGATGTTACCTGATAACGTTGGGGAATATACAGTGCCTTTAGGAAAAGCCGAAATTGTAAGAGAAGGAACAGATATTACTGTGGTATCTTATGGTTCAACGCTGAGAATCGTAGAAGAAGCAGCGGAGGAACTGGCAGCTTATGGAATCTCTGTAGAAGTTATTGATCCTCAAACTTTACTTCCTTTTGATACCGATCATTTATGCGCGTCCTCTTTACAGAAAACAAATAAATTATTAGTGGTAGATGAAGATGTTCCGGGTGGTGGAACAGCTTATATCCTGCAACAGATTTTAGAGAATCAGGGTGGATATTACCATTTAGACGCACAACCACAAACTTTATCTGCGAAGGCTCACCGCCCTCCATACGGATCTGACGGAGATTATTTCACTAAACCATCAGTAGATGATGTTGTAGAAACAATATATCAGATGATGAATGCACATAACGAAGCAAAATATCCTGCGATTTTCTAATCCGGGACTCCATATTTAATAACAAAGCCTGGCCCTTAAAAGGAACCAGGCTTTGTTATTTATAACATTTTTTATGGCTGAACAGCTTTTAAAACATTGATAGGGCCATAGCCCAGTTTTGAGTCTTTATTAGGGTATAATTTAGCGGATTCTACCATTCTTTGTAATACCTGTTTATCATTCCATGACGGATGTGAAGACCAAACCAGCGCTGCGATACCTGCATTGATTGCTGTAGCCGCTGAAGAAGAGCCTGAGAAACCATATTGACCCGGAGTATCATGATAAACTGCTACCGCATTATTTACACCAGCTGAAGTGGCCGTAGTCGTAGTAAAATAAACTTTATCGCCTTCATGGCACTCTTTACAACTCACCAGACTTCCTGTTGTACTGTAATCGGTACCTGTAACCGCAACAGTTTCGCTCATGGAAGCCGGAAATATGACGCCAACACTTTTGGGGATATCAATGACGAAGAAACCCAGATTAATTGGTTTAATAGATGTACCGGCAGCAGCAAAGATCAGTTTGCCTTTACTTTTAGCATATTTCACTGCGTCAGCTAAAACTGATACATTGAAAATCCAGCCATTAGACATCGATATCACCTTTACATTGTTATCATCAGCTAACCTGGTTAAAGCAGTGGCTACGCCCTGTTGCTGTTTAGAAGTCCATAAAGCAACAAAATCAGTTGCCCTGTAGCTCACCAGGTTACAGTTATAAGCTATCCCGACAGGCAGGTTTACTTTTTTCGGTGCAGCAATTAAAGAAGCCATACCAGTACCATGATCGGCACTCATATCATCTTTATTGGCGTATACGTCATTTGAGCCCTTAAATGTACCAAATAATGCAATCGTTCTTCCAGCGCCAAATTCCTGTGAAGTGAATGCAGTTTGAGTTTGATATACCCCATTATCAATTAAGCCAATAGTGATACCTTTTCCAGTACTTATTTTCCAGGCATCAGGGATTTTCTGGTCTGCGTAACTTTTAGGGATTAAAGGCTCACCGCTGCCTTGAATAAACCAGCCCGGAAGTTCAGCAGGATCGCCACCACCAGAGCTCAGACTTTCTGTCGCCATAGCTGATCTGCTCTTTAATAAATGCTTATTGTAATCAGCAGGTTCCACGTAACGGATAGCCTTAGATTTACGTAACTCCTGAAGCGTACTTAAATTTCCTATTTTAACCACCATATTAGTCAGTACAGGGCTTTCATATTGCAGCACGTTCTCTTTGGCTTCAGCGGTCTTTACCTGCTGTAAAATGCCGCTTTTAATGCCATCGATATTAACTCCTGCTCTTTTTGCTGCTGATACACTGATGTTTGCCATTTGAGCTTCAGTATTGTTGCTCTCGGTAACTGTATTGGACGATTGCGGATTTCCATAACCCACAGACAGCAGGCTGTCTCCATGGATAACAGCACTGTATAACAATTCATCACTCTGCTCATTCCATTTAAAATCACCGGTTTTCTGCAAACTGGACTGAATTACTGCATTAATTTCCTGTACGGAATAAAGTTTGTCTTTTGGGTGAAGCGCATCCTGGCTGTTGTTGGTAAGGTTATCCTTACGGCAGGATACCAAAACGACTAAAAATGTGGCGCATAAAATTGCCACGCTGCTTTTGTTTTTCATAGTAGATAGATTTGTTTTTATAGGTTAGATGTTATTCAATAGATGTATGTAAAGTAGAAATAATTAATCATTTAATTTAAATTAAGATAGTCTTAGTGAAAAATTTAATATAAAAAAAAACGCCCTGTTATTTTTTAGATAACAAGGCGTTCGCACAAACAGGTTTTTAACTTATAACCTGCTCGATTTATTTCTTAATAACTGATCGGCAAGCACTAATGCTGCCATGGCCTCAACGATCACAACTGCTCTTGGAACAACACAAGGATCATGTCTGCCTTTTCCTTTAATCTCTGCGGCTTCACCAGCAGCGTTTACTGTTTGCTGATTATGCATAATGGTCGCTACAGGCTTAAATGCCACTGTAAAGTTGATTTCCATCCCATTAGAGATGCCACCTTGTACGCCACCAGAGAAATTAGTCAATGTTTTTGGTGCATGCGCTCCATCGGTCAGGAAGATATCATTGTGTGCTGATCCCCTCATCTCACTTCCTGAAAATCCTGAGCCGTATTCAAAACCATGTACCGCATTGATACTTAACATGGCTTTGCCCAGATCAGCATGCAGCTTATCAAAAACCGGCTCTCCTAATCCCGGAGGGCAATTATGAATAATACAGCTGATTTTTCCACCAACAGTATCACCATCTTTTCTGACGCTGTCAATAAACTCAATCATCTCATTTGCTGTTGCCGGATCTGCGCAGCGCACAATATTTTCTTCGCGCTGTGCCAGCAATTCAGCAATCGGCAACGCAGCTAAATTGGGCGCATTGATAGTTCCTACAGCAGAAACATGTGCGAAAATACCGACACCGTAATGCTGAAGTAACAACTTGGCAATAGCACCTGCTGCTACCCGTGCAGCCGTTTCCCTTGCAGATGAACGTCCACCTCCACGGTGATCACGGATACCATATTTAGCATCATATGTATAATCCGCGTGCGAAGGACGATAAACAGTCTTATTATGTTCATAATCTTTGGAGCGGTGATCTTCATTCGGAATCAAAAGTGCAATGGGGGTACCCGTACTTTTTCCTTCGAAAATACCCGATAAGATTTGTACCGTATCACTCTCTTTACGCTGTGTAGTTATCTTTGATTGTCCCGGACGGCGTTTATCTAATTCTGACTGGATAAATTCCAGATCAATAGGCAGTCCGGCAGGACAGCCATCTACAATAGCGCCAATAGCCTCGCCATGTGATTCTCCAAAAGTTGAAATCCTGAATAAGTGTCCGAAAGTATTACCTGCCATATTTTTAATTTTTTTTAATTATTCTATCAGGCTAATTCCTGAACCGTGAAACCTGCTTTTTCCAAATGTTTCCAGAAATCAGGATATGACTTCTCTACTACCTGGAAATCTTCAATTTCTACTTCTTTAATCAGCAGACTTAACGGCACAAAGGCCATAGCCATCCGGTGATCATCATAAGTTGAGAAAGTTACCTTTTCCGGGAAGTTTAATCCTTCGCAGTTTAAGGTATATACCTCATTGTCTTCACTTAAAGTAACGCCAATTTTAGCCAGTTCATTCTGTAAAGCCAGAATTCTGTTGGTCTCTTTAATTTTAAGCGTTTCCAGACCAGTAAAAGCAAGGTTTAATCCCTTAGCAGCAGCACAAACAATAATAGTCTGCGCCAGATCAGGACAATCTTTTAAGTTTAGGATAGCTGTGGTTTGTGGTTCGTTCTGACTAGCCTGTAAAGCTATACCATCTGCTGTTCTTTGTGTATTTACACCAAGGCCAATCATGATTTCCTGGATTTTACTATCTCCCTGCAAGCTTTCCTCTTTCAGGTTAGGCAGTTCAATAGCCGCTTGATCAGCTAGTGCAGCAATACTGTACCAGTACGACGCAGCGCTCCAGTCAGGCTCTACAGTGAGCGTTGCCGCCTGGTACTGTTGCGGGCCTATATAAATATGATCGCCTTTCCAGCTATGTGAAACCCCTGCTGAAGCTAATAAAGCCAGCGTCATTTCTACATAAGGTCTGGAAGTTAATCCACCCTCAATATTCAGCGAAAGACCGGCAAGTAATTTTGGCGCAATAATCAGCAAGGCTGATAAATACTGACTGCTTACATTTCCTTTGATAGAAACCTCAGCACGCACATTATTTAAACCTCCGTTGATTGACAAAGGAGGGAAGCCCTCATTTTTGGCATAAGTGATATCAGCACCCAGACTTTTTAAAGCGTCTACTAAGATACCAATCGGGCGTTCCTGCATTCTGGCAGAGCCTGTAAGCAAAAATTGCTGCGGAATTGTAGCCAAATAAGCCGTTAAAAAGCGCATTGCAGTACCGGCGTGGCCAACATCTACTGTTCTTCTTTCTTCAGATTCAGTCGTATTCAGCTCCGTCAAAATTCTGTTCAAAGTCACGGTGTCAGCAGCATCAGAAAGATTATTCACCTTAACTAATCCTTTACTGATTGCAGCAATGATTAATGCCCTGTTGCTCTCACTTTTTGAACCCGTGAGGTTTATCGTCGCCTGGATATCTTTTTGTCCCTTAAAGGAAACAAGTGCATTCTTCTTCATTGGAGCATTTCGTGTTAATATTTTGTATTCAGAATTTTCGGTAGCTTTTCCTAATCTGTGACTAAGAAAAGCCTTTGAAAATTCAGCTGATTAATGTTTTGCCGCAGCAGCTTCAACGATTTCTTCTTCAGTTTTGCCTTCGTTCATGATTGCAGTTTGTTTTCTGATAGACTCAGCATGAACTAATTCTAAGAATTTCTCTGTAAAACCAAGGTCTAATTTAAGGGCTTTAGCAAAAGCAGTCCCTTTTTTAAGGATTTCATCCCAACGGTTAACCTGTAAGATAGTTACTTTGCTGTCTCTTTTGTACTCACCGATTTTTTCAACGATAGCCATACGCTCACTTAATTTCTGAAGCATTACATCATCGATTTTATCAATCTGTTTACGCAGTTCAGCTAATTTATCAGCAAAAGCTTCACTGTTGGATTCTGGATCACGTAAACTTAATTTAGCGATCAGTTCTTCTAAAGCAGCAGGAGTAACCTGTTGTTTGGCATCAGTCCACGCTACAGAAGGGTCGATATGTGACTCAATCATTAATCCTTGCATGTCAAGGTCTAATGCTTTTTGAGAGATGTAAGGAATCAGTTCGCGATTTCCGCAGATATGTGAAGGATCATTAATAATTGGCAATTCAGGGCAAAGTGTTTTCAACTGAATTGCAAGTTCCCACATAGGTTCGTTACGGAAAGAGCTTTTCTCGTAAGAAGAGAAGCCACGGTGGATTGCTCCTAATTTAGTGATACCTGCATTGTTGATACGTTCTAAAGCACCAATCCATAGAGAGATATCAGGGTTTACAGGGTTTTTAATTAATACCGGGATGTCAACACCTTTTAAAGCGTCAGCAATTTCCTGTACCGTGAAAGGATTAGCTGTTGATCTCGCACCAATCCATAAGATATCTACGCCTGCAGCCAGTGCTTCTTCCACATGTTTAGCGTTGGCTACTTCTACAGCTGTTGGTAATCCAGTTTCAGCTTTAGCTTTTTTCAACCATTCCAGACCGATACTTCCAATTCCTTCAAATTCTCCCGGACGGGTACGTGGTTTCCAGATTCCAGCTCTTAGTACAGATACTTTACCAGTTGCAGCTAATAAATGTGCAGTAGATAACAATTGATCTTCAGTTTCTGCACTACATGGTCCAGAGATGATAAGCGGCTCGTTTTTGATGTTAATCCAGCTCGATAATGGCTGAATGTTTAAGTTTAATTTCATGATGAGGGGGATTTAATCTGTTGTGGTATGTGTTAAATATTTTAAATACTGATTTGTTAAACGATATCGTTTTTTAGATATTCGCCCATTATATTAAAGTTTACTGTGTATTTCAGTGCTTTACGGATAGCGATGTCATATTTTTCGCTTTCTGTCCATTCCATATCGACATAGAAATAATACTCATTTCTTTTACCTAAAACAGGCATAGACTGGATCTTGCTTAAATTCACATTTTGCTCTGCGAAGATGTTCAGCACTTTTGAGAGTGCACCTACATGGTTACCAACCTGGAAACAGATGGAGGATTTATTAATTTCAGTCAAATCTTCAGTTTTATCGTTTTGAAGGATCAGGAAACGGGTGTAATTCTTTTTATTGGATTCAATTCTTCTTTCTATAATATTCAGGCCATAAAGCTCGGCAGCCAGTGTGTTTGCAATCGCGACAGTATCAGTTAATTGCTCGTCTCTGATCTTTTTTGCACAAGCGGCTGTATCTACGCTTTCCACTACTTTAAGGTGTGGAAATTCGTCAAAGAAATCAATGCACTGACGAATAGCAATAGGGTGGGAGGTTACATATTTTACGTCTTCCAGTTTCACACCCGGCAGTGCCATTAAGTGCAATTGTATAGGAAGGTAAACTTCTCCGGTTACTGCAAAATTATATTCTCTGATCAGTGTGTAGTTTGGTAAAAGGCTACCGGCGATAGAGTTTTCAATAGCCATCACTACATAGTCAGCTTCCCGTGCCTCAAGCACTTCGCATGTTTGTTTAAAGGAATTGCATTCGATAGTTTTAATGTCATTACCAAAGAATTTGAAAGCAGCTTCTTCATGAAAGGAGGCTTTAATACCTTGTATTGCTACTCTTGTTACTTTTTTCATCTATATGATCTCCTGCGTTAATTTTTGCTTTAAACAAAAAAAGTCCCGGCAGGATGCCGGGACTTTTCATATACAATTTATGTTGATTTTTTTGATTGCATATCAGTCCCGGCTCTTACTAAAATAGTAGAAGTAGCTAAACCAATATGTAGTGATGTTTCTCATTTTTTTTCTTTGGTGGCTTCTGGAAACAGAACCCTGTATTTTTAATCTTTGTTTTTTCAAATGTAGCAACAAAATTTAATTTGTCAAAT from Pedobacter sp. WC2423 carries:
- a CDS encoding S8 family serine peptidase, which encodes MKNKSSVAILCATFLVVLVSCRKDNLTNNSQDALHPKDKLYSVQEINAVIQSSLQKTGDFKWNEQSDELLYSAVIHGDSLLSVGYGNPQSSNTVTESNNTEAQMANISVSAAKRAGVNIDGIKSGILQQVKTAEAKENVLQYESPVLTNMVVKIGNLSTLQELRKSKAIRYVEPADYNKHLLKSRSAMATESLSSGGGDPAELPGWFIQGSGEPLIPKSYADQKIPDAWKISTGKGITIGLIDNGVYQTQTAFTSQEFGAGRTIALFGTFKGSNDVYANKDDMSADHGTGMASLIAAPKKVNLPVGIAYNCNLVSYRATDFVALWTSKQQQGVATALTRLADDNNVKVISMSNGWIFNVSVLADAVKYAKSKGKLIFAAAGTSIKPINLGFFVIDIPKSVGVIFPASMSETVAVTGTDYSTTGSLVSCKECHEGDKVYFTTTTATSAGVNNAVAVYHDTPGQYGFSGSSSAATAINAGIAALVWSSHPSWNDKQVLQRMVESAKLYPNKDSKLGYGPINVLKAVQP
- a CDS encoding thiamine pyrophosphate-dependent enzyme, which translates into the protein MMLNNKLTTNPIDASELSFDDFKTIVIDDYRIAFESRQASLLGRKEVLTGKAKFGIFGDGKELPQIAMAKAFKNGDWRSGYYRDQTFAFATGICTIKEFFAQLYANPSLEADPASAGRQMNCHFSTRSLHEDGSWKNLTEMKNSSSDIAPTGGQMARLVGLAYASKLYRQNPELNYLKNFSVNGNEVGFGTIGNASTSEGVFFEAINAAGVLQIPMAMSVWDDGYGISVPAKYQTTKEDISEILKGFQRDENNAGYEIYKVKGWDYPALCETYQQAIQICREEHVPVLIHVTEVTQPQGHSTSGSHERYKDKARLEWEKEFDCIRQMRIWMLESAIITEEELVVLEDTAKKLVREAQKEAWNEFLGDIKTEKDQVISLINNLSDSNQALSKIAGTLGGTPDAQRKEVVSSARKALRLTLNQPSEERNQLLSWYQKEKENNEERYNSKLFTDGKESPFLVNIVPASYLDNSKMVDGRELLNACFDANFARDQRLVAFGEDLGSIGDVNQGFAGLQAKYGELRVTDTGIREMTIAGQGIGLALRGLRPIAEIQYLDYLLYALNVLSDDLASLSYRTKGGQKAPVIIRTRGHRLEGVWHSGSPIGMILGSLRGLHLCVPRNMTQAAGMYNTLFRADEPALMIECLNGYRLKEMLPDNVGEYTVPLGKAEIVREGTDITVVSYGSTLRIVEEAAEELAAYGISVEVIDPQTLLPFDTDHLCASSLQKTNKLLVVDEDVPGGGTAYILQQILENQGGYYHLDAQPQTLSAKAHRPPYGSDGDYFTKPSVDDVVETIYQMMNAHNEAKYPAIF
- the aroC gene encoding chorismate synthase, which encodes MAGNTFGHLFRISTFGESHGEAIGAIVDGCPAGLPIDLEFIQSELDKRRPGQSKITTQRKESDTVQILSGIFEGKSTGTPIALLIPNEDHRSKDYEHNKTVYRPSHADYTYDAKYGIRDHRGGGRSSARETAARVAAGAIAKLLLQHYGVGIFAHVSAVGTINAPNLAALPIAELLAQREENIVRCADPATANEMIEFIDSVRKDGDTVGGKISCIIHNCPPGLGEPVFDKLHADLGKAMLSINAVHGFEYGSGFSGSEMRGSAHNDIFLTDGAHAPKTLTNFSGGVQGGISNGMEINFTVAFKPVATIMHNQQTVNAAGEAAEIKGKGRHDPCVVPRAVVIVEAMAALVLADQLLRNKSSRL